The nucleotide sequence GAACCCGGTTGCTGGCCCTGACCTTGGCCGCTTTGACCCATGGGAGAGAGCTGAGCGAGTTGCGGCGGGCCATCCATCTGGCCTGCCATGGAACCATCCTGACCCTCGCCGGTGCCGTCGCCTTGTTGCTGTTCTCCGCCCGGGCCACCGTCCTCGTATTGCCCCTCACCGCCGTCGACGAGCAGGCCCTCGCCGCCGTAGCCACCGTTGCCCGGTCCGGCGCGCATGCCAGCGGGAACCATGGTGGGATCGTAGGTGTAGAAAACGATGTCGACGACGCTGCTGCCCAGGGCCGGAGCTTTCATTACGAGCGTATTGCGCAACTCATGCATGCGCCCCTCGTGCTCGCGGGCCTCGCCCTCTGCGGCCATGGGTCCGAAAAAATACGTCAGGTTCTCGTGCCGGTAGCGCACATACCAGCCCTCGTCGGTGAGACCCTGGCCGGTGTAATCGATGCCGGGGAACTCCTGTTTGAACTCCTCGGCGTCGAGTTCCCACGCCGCTTCGATGGCCGAGGTGGGGAACACAATGGTGTGGGCCCGCAGGGTTGCCGTGAGCGCCAACGTTGCTCCGACCATGAGGAACGAAAAGATGCGGAGGGCGCGGTGCATGGCGGGGGCCGGGGGTGGGGCGGCGTCAGAGGTTGGAAGGAATGTCGACGCCGCGTTCGCTGCCGCGACCTCGATTGGCGGATTGGTTGCCGGAGGCGGCTTTGACCGCCATGCGGTCTTCGCCCTGTTCGGACTCGAGCTGGCGACTGGCGTCGGCGGTCGGAATCTGGGTGGCGGCGAGTTTGGCGTTTTCGTCGCCAATCTGCACTTCGGAAGGTTTCTCGAGTTTGCGGCCCTGTTGACCGGCGGCGACCTTGGGGGCGTTTTCGGCCCCGGCGGCGCCCGCCGCACCTTGTTCGCCCTGTTCGCCTTGCTCCCCGGCTTCGCCCCCGGGCCCGCCTTCCTTGCCCTTGTCGCCCTGACTGGATTCGGCGATGGCTTCGGGTGATTCAAAGGTAGGCATTTGCGGACTGCCCTGTTGCTGGTCACCACTGCCGCCGCCACCGGGCATGCCGGGGATTCCGCCCATGCCTTGCTGACCGCCGCCGCCGGCCATGTTTTGCGGGCCGTTGCCCTGCTGGTTGCCGGGGCCGCCGCCTTGTTCTTCGCCGGGGCCCGGCTGGTTTTCGTCCGACTCTGCGCCGGGCATTTCGAATTGGGCGATCAGACCGCGCTCGGGGCGTTCTTCCTGGGGAAATTGCGAGCCATCAAAGATGCCCGGGTCTGGTATGCTACCGGAAGTATTGCGGGCCGAAGTGCTACGGGAGCTGGAGCTGCGGGAACTCGACGTGGAAGACGTGAGCGGAGGCAGGTCGTAAGCGGGTGGTTTTTCGAGCTCGGTGCGGGTGGTGGCGCGCAGCGGAACCGTATCGGACTGGGCGGAAAGTCCGGACGCCAATGTCCCCACCACCGCCAAACCGGCGATCAATTGCGGCAGCGAAAGGGGAGTGCGCATGGGGAGGGGGTGGGTGGGGTGGCAGGATCAGGAGTCGGCGCGGGTGTTGCACACGACTTCCACCTGATTGGTCGACATTTGGGGGCGAACTTTGAGGAGCAGGAGGACATCCTGATACTTTTTGCGGCGGCCGACGACTTCGTAATCTCCCGGCGGGAGCGCGACGGTCTCGTTCTTGATTTTTCCGAGCATGCGGAAATTGGTGATGCTCACCCAGGTGCGGGTGTCGGAGAGGAAGGTGATGTTGACCGGCTTGCTGTTGCGTTCGAGCACGTCGCGCATGGCGGCGATGTCGGGGGAGATTTCCAAATAGCCGGGTTTGGTCTGCATGGCCCCGTTGTAGCGGCGAATGGCGGCCTGGTAATCGGAGGCGTCGATGAGCTGTTGGGTGAGCTCGATGAGTTTTTCGTATTCGAGTTTGGCGCGAACGGTGCGACCGACGCGGATGAGCCCCTCGATGGCGTCGGCGTGTTCGGGTTCGAGATCGAGCAGGCGTTCGTAAGCCAAGCGGGCTTGGTCCCAGTTGTAGTCGCGCTCCAGATCGTAAGCTTCGGCCAAGGTGTTGTGGACTTCGGCGTCGTGGTGTTCGACGCGGGCTTGATCGAGCAGGTCTTTGATGTCGTCGCGCTTGGGGTAGACCTCCAACGCATCTTCGTAGCGGGCGATGACGGTGCCCCAGTCAGCGGCCTCGGTGGCGGTGTCGGCGGCGGCGATGAACTGGTTGAAGCGGGATTCCTTTTGGTCGGCCTTGGCGCGGGCGGCACCCTGCTGAGCGACAACGGAAAATTCATCCAACGCCATGGCCTCCTCGAAGGCCGCGATGGCGGTGTCGTAGTCGGCCATTTCCTCGGCGGCCTGGGCTTTTTCGAGGAGCGCGTGCACCTGGGTGATGGTCTTGGCGCGATCGAGACCGCGGAGGCCGGCCTCGTTGGCACTGTCGTAGGTGAGGGCGGCCTTGAAGGCGGCGACGGCATTGGCTTCGTCGCCGCGGTTGAGTGCGATCTGACCCTGGCGCATGTTTTCCGCCACGTATTCGGTTTTGCGGGCTTCGAAATCCTTCAGCGTGGTATCGGCGGCGTCGAACGCGCCCCAGGCGGCCCGGAACGAGCCCTGCTCAAGCAGGAGGCGACCTTCGCCGATCGAGGCGTAGGCGGTGTCGTAGGCGGCGGGGTCGAAGGATTTGATGCGCTCGGCGAGACGGAGGCGGCTGTAGAGATCGTCGTAGCGCTTTTTGGCGTTTTTCTGCATCTCGACCGTTTCGGTGAACGACTCCATCTGGGTGGCGAGGGCATCGAGACTCTTGGCGGCGACGGCGTAGTTGCCGTTGTTGATCTGGCTCTCCGCGGCGATGTAGGCGCGTTCGATGAGCGCGATCTCCTGCATGAGGTTGGGATGATCGGCCGGGAGCCGCCGGATGCCCTTGAGGGTTTCGGTGGCCGAGGCGTAAGCCAGCTCGGCGCGTCCGCGGCTGACGTAGGCCGGTTCTTTTTCAACTTGTTGCAGAGCGACGCCTTCACCGTCGACCGGGACGGGAGTTTGGGATTGGCGCAGGGAGAACGTGACGGCCGCGGCGGCGACCACGACTGCAATGACGGCGATGGC is from Synoicihabitans lomoniglobus and encodes:
- a CDS encoding tetratricopeptide repeat protein, whose amino-acid sequence is MSDKPPSKHRVIDWNPAAHQGAKTSDSSGRNKLFAAIAVIAVVVAAAAVTFSLRQSQTPVPVDGEGVALQQVEKEPAYVSRGRAELAYASATETLKGIRRLPADHPNLMQEIALIERAYIAAESQINNGNYAVAAKSLDALATQMESFTETVEMQKNAKKRYDDLYSRLRLAERIKSFDPAAYDTAYASIGEGRLLLEQGSFRAAWGAFDAADTTLKDFEARKTEYVAENMRQGQIALNRGDEANAVAAFKAALTYDSANEAGLRGLDRAKTITQVHALLEKAQAAEEMADYDTAIAAFEEAMALDEFSVVAQQGAARAKADQKESRFNQFIAAADTATEAADWGTVIARYEDALEVYPKRDDIKDLLDQARVEHHDAEVHNTLAEAYDLERDYNWDQARLAYERLLDLEPEHADAIEGLIRVGRTVRAKLEYEKLIELTQQLIDASDYQAAIRRYNGAMQTKPGYLEISPDIAAMRDVLERNSKPVNITFLSDTRTWVSITNFRMLGKIKNETVALPPGDYEVVGRRKKYQDVLLLLKVRPQMSTNQVEVVCNTRADS